One Drosophila subobscura isolate 14011-0131.10 chromosome U, UCBerk_Dsub_1.0, whole genome shotgun sequence DNA window includes the following coding sequences:
- the LOC117902328 gene encoding prolyl endopeptidase FAP isoform X2, with amino-acid sequence MHTNVSADRGGSWRLPPDETLQVQDSKQKEDQDIDLDEGHNWRSIIFSLLVISFVIAGIITAIYLLGYVDELLYWSGRRMILDEYLQGELTPTRLQPSWVTPQKYVFQADDGGLAILDTTTNLINILVTNHTLRQLNVRGYQCSHDLKYVLFKHNVKKTFQKSFTAFYTIYDVENDHHMPVKLKDSLKVQRTRLQYAAWLGNTTTLIFVADNDIFIRQSPSTEEDIRITTSGCENNIYNGVPDWLYQEEIFTIPEAIWSSADGTHFMFALFNDTQVGMMTYPWLSSGALFAGSGYSAGSYFPETKNVRYPTPGTVNPEVQLWVVDISNFGAIEHVELRPPKSLNGQDYYLTSAGWVSDSNLQVSVVYMGRSQNYSVITTCSKLQNWDCLEVIKILCWDTINHLVYYLATQDKKPGQRHLYTVKDPIHDDTRKTEPQCITCDLGEALWSSRYYYINCSHFDAFITPSLGVATSYGIEFYILECQGPGLPVSGVHMHKTHSLVKILYDTRPFYTEKLQKLALPIQRSFEIPLPHGSRAQVQLLLPPSWREELRDAAFPVVVEVNGRPGSMSVSEKFRIDWGTYMSSRNDVIYVRLDVRGAKGQSKKSLYRHLGGVEVVDQISVLRYLLDTISFLDETRVGIWGWGYGGYVTSMVLGTQQDVFKCGISVSPIADWLYYNSAFTERVLGLPAENYKGYVEADATQRARLIKSNSFFLIHGLADSTAPYVHGVQLAKSLTDANILYRYQTYADEGHDLNGVLEHVYSSMEHYFAECLSLDPDDTKPDVDQNMVPAE; translated from the exons atgcacacaaatgtTTCTGCAGATAGGGGTGGATCATGGAGATTACCACCTGATGAAACATTACAGGTGCAAGATTCGAAACAGAAAGAAGATCAAGACATAGATCTGGATGAAGGACATAACTGGCGAAGTATAATATTCTCATTGCTCGTGATTAGTTTTGTAATAGCTGGAATTATTACTGCAATATATTTATTGGG ATATGTGGATGAACTTTTATATTGGTCAGGCCGCAGAATGATTTTAGATGAATACTTACAAGGAGAATTAACACCAACTAGATTACAGCCCTCATGGGTAACTCCTCAAAAGTATGTATTTCAAGCTGATGATGGAGGGCTTGCCATTTTGGATACAACAACGAACTTAATAAACATCTTAGTAACAAATCACACTCTTCGACAATTGAATGTACGTGGATATCAATGCTCTCATGACCTTAAATATGTGCTATTTAAACATAATGTAAAGAAA aCTTTTCAGAAGTCGTTTACTGCATTTTACACAATCTATGATGTTGAAAATGATCACCACATGCCAGTAAAATTAAAAGACTCATTGAAGGTTCAAAGAACACGTCTTCAATATGCAGCATGGCTCGGCAATACGACTACGCTAATATTTGTAGCAGACAATGATATATTTATACGACAATCGCCTTCAACTGAAGAGGACATTAGGATAACAACTTCAGGATGTGAAAATAATATCTATAATGGTGTTCCTGATTGGCTTTACCAAG aagaaatatttacaattccGGAAGCAATTTGGTCGTCAGCTGATGGAACCCATTTcatgtttgctttatttaatgACACGCAAGTTGGAATGATGACGTATCCATGGTTATCGTCTGGAGCCTTGTTTGCTGGATCCGGATATTCAGCAGGAAGCTATTTtccagaaacaaaaaatgttagGTATCCAACGCCAGGCACTGTCAATCCAGAAGTTCAGTTATGGGTTGTCGACATAAGCAACTTTGGTGCCATAGAACACGTGGAATTGAGACCACCAAAATCTCTTAATGGACA GGACTATTACCTAACGTCAGCAGGTTGGGTATCTGATAGCAATCTGCAAGTATCTGTGGTCTACATGGGACGATCTCAAAACTATAGTGTGATCACCACATGTTCTAAGCTACAAAATTGGGACTGTTTAGAA GTAATCAAAATACTGTGTTGGGATACAATAAATCATTTAGTATACTATTTGGCTACTCAAGATAAGAAACCGGGTCAAAGACATTTATATACTGTTAAAGATCCAATACATGATGATACAAGAAA AACCGAGCCACAATGTATTACGTGTGATTTAGGAGAGGCCCTCTGGAGTAGTCGGTATTATTACATAAACTGTTCACATTTTGACGCCTTTATTACTCCGTCACTAGGCGTGGCAACGAGCTATGGAATTGAGTTCTACATATTGGAATGCCAAGGTCCTGGACTACCAGTTTCAGGAGTTCACATGCATAAGACTCACAGTTTAGTCAAAATTTTATATGACACGCGGCCATTTTATACAGAGAAGCTGCAGAAACTCGCGTTACCAATCCAACGATCATTTGAAATCCCCTTGCCACATGGAAGCCGAGCTCAGGTTCAATTACTACTGCCACCCAGCTGGAGAGAAGAGCTACGTGACGCTGCATTTCCTGTTGTTGTCGAAGT aaATGGTCGACCCGGCTCAATGTCAGTTTCCGAAAAGTTTAGAATAGATTGGGGAACATATATGTCATCAAGAAATGATGTTATTTATGTCCGACTGGATGTGAGAGGcgcaaaagggcaaagcaAGAAGTCGCTCTATCGCCATTTGGGAGGAGTTGAAGTTGTCGATCAGATATCTGTCCTAAG ATACCTGTTAGATACCATCAGTTTTCTGGATGAAACACGAGTCGGCATTTGGGGCTGGGGATATGGGGGCTACGTTACCTCCATGGTTCTTGGCACGCAACAGGATGTATTTAAATGTGGAATTTCTGTATCCCCTATAGCAGATTGGCTTTATTATA ATTCAGCTTTTACTGAGCGTGTTCTCGGATTGCCTGCTGAAAACTATAAGGGATACGTTGAAGCTGATGCTACGCAGCGTGCTCGTCTCATAAAatcaaactctttttttttaattcatgGCTTGGCCGACTCAACTGCTCCTTATGTGCATGGAGTGCAGCTAGCTAAATCTTTAACAGACGCAAATATTCTATATCGGTACCAG ACCTATGCTGATGAAGGTCACGACTTAAATGGAGTACTTGAGCATGTGTATTCATCTATGGAGCATTATTTTGCAGAGTGTTTAAGCTTGGATCCGGATGATACAAAACCTGACGTAGATCAAAATATGGTTCCAGCCGAGtaa
- the LOC117902328 gene encoding dipeptidyl peptidase 4 isoform X1, with amino-acid sequence MHTNVSADRGGSWRLPPDETLQVQDSKQKEDQDIDLDEGHNWRSIIFSLLVISFVIAGIITAIYLLGYVDELLYWSGRRMILDEYLQGELTPTRLQPSWVTPQKYVFQADDGGLAILDTTTNLINILVTNHTLRQLNVRGYQCSHDLKYVLFKHNVKKTFQKSFTAFYTIYDVENDHHMPVKLKDSLKVQRTRLQYAAWLGNTTTLIFVADNDIFIRQSPSTEEDIRITTSGCENNIYNGVPDWLYQEEIFTIPEAIWSSADGTHFMFALFNDTQVGMMTYPWLSSGALFAGSGYSAGSYFPETKNVRYPTPGTVNPEVQLWVVDISNFGAIEHVELRPPKSLNGQDYYLTSAGWVSDSNLQVSVVYMGRSQNYSVITTCSKLQNWDCLEIHSERAPEDEWLDIFPHPIFSSDGNSFLLLASIQESGHEHFTHIKHITISQQRISVISHGRYEVIKILCWDTINHLVYYLATQDKKPGQRHLYTVKDPIHDDTRKTEPQCITCDLGEALWSSRYYYINCSHFDAFITPSLGVATSYGIEFYILECQGPGLPVSGVHMHKTHSLVKILYDTRPFYTEKLQKLALPIQRSFEIPLPHGSRAQVQLLLPPSWREELRDAAFPVVVEVNGRPGSMSVSEKFRIDWGTYMSSRNDVIYVRLDVRGAKGQSKKSLYRHLGGVEVVDQISVLRYLLDTISFLDETRVGIWGWGYGGYVTSMVLGTQQDVFKCGISVSPIADWLYYNSAFTERVLGLPAENYKGYVEADATQRARLIKSNSFFLIHGLADSTAPYVHGVQLAKSLTDANILYRYQTYADEGHDLNGVLEHVYSSMEHYFAECLSLDPDDTKPDVDQNMVPAE; translated from the exons atgcacacaaatgtTTCTGCAGATAGGGGTGGATCATGGAGATTACCACCTGATGAAACATTACAGGTGCAAGATTCGAAACAGAAAGAAGATCAAGACATAGATCTGGATGAAGGACATAACTGGCGAAGTATAATATTCTCATTGCTCGTGATTAGTTTTGTAATAGCTGGAATTATTACTGCAATATATTTATTGGG ATATGTGGATGAACTTTTATATTGGTCAGGCCGCAGAATGATTTTAGATGAATACTTACAAGGAGAATTAACACCAACTAGATTACAGCCCTCATGGGTAACTCCTCAAAAGTATGTATTTCAAGCTGATGATGGAGGGCTTGCCATTTTGGATACAACAACGAACTTAATAAACATCTTAGTAACAAATCACACTCTTCGACAATTGAATGTACGTGGATATCAATGCTCTCATGACCTTAAATATGTGCTATTTAAACATAATGTAAAGAAA aCTTTTCAGAAGTCGTTTACTGCATTTTACACAATCTATGATGTTGAAAATGATCACCACATGCCAGTAAAATTAAAAGACTCATTGAAGGTTCAAAGAACACGTCTTCAATATGCAGCATGGCTCGGCAATACGACTACGCTAATATTTGTAGCAGACAATGATATATTTATACGACAATCGCCTTCAACTGAAGAGGACATTAGGATAACAACTTCAGGATGTGAAAATAATATCTATAATGGTGTTCCTGATTGGCTTTACCAAG aagaaatatttacaattccGGAAGCAATTTGGTCGTCAGCTGATGGAACCCATTTcatgtttgctttatttaatgACACGCAAGTTGGAATGATGACGTATCCATGGTTATCGTCTGGAGCCTTGTTTGCTGGATCCGGATATTCAGCAGGAAGCTATTTtccagaaacaaaaaatgttagGTATCCAACGCCAGGCACTGTCAATCCAGAAGTTCAGTTATGGGTTGTCGACATAAGCAACTTTGGTGCCATAGAACACGTGGAATTGAGACCACCAAAATCTCTTAATGGACA GGACTATTACCTAACGTCAGCAGGTTGGGTATCTGATAGCAATCTGCAAGTATCTGTGGTCTACATGGGACGATCTCAAAACTATAGTGTGATCACCACATGTTCTAAGCTACAAAATTGGGACTGTTTAGAA ATTCACTCTGAACGTGCGCCCGAAGATGAATGGTTAGATATATTTCCTCACCCAATTTTTTCGTCGGATGGCAACAGCTTTTTATTACTCGCGAGTATTCAAGAGTCTGGCCATGAACATTTTACGCACATAAAACATATAACAATATCGCAACAAAGAATTTCTGTTATTTCTCATGGTCGATATGAG GTAATCAAAATACTGTGTTGGGATACAATAAATCATTTAGTATACTATTTGGCTACTCAAGATAAGAAACCGGGTCAAAGACATTTATATACTGTTAAAGATCCAATACATGATGATACAAGAAA AACCGAGCCACAATGTATTACGTGTGATTTAGGAGAGGCCCTCTGGAGTAGTCGGTATTATTACATAAACTGTTCACATTTTGACGCCTTTATTACTCCGTCACTAGGCGTGGCAACGAGCTATGGAATTGAGTTCTACATATTGGAATGCCAAGGTCCTGGACTACCAGTTTCAGGAGTTCACATGCATAAGACTCACAGTTTAGTCAAAATTTTATATGACACGCGGCCATTTTATACAGAGAAGCTGCAGAAACTCGCGTTACCAATCCAACGATCATTTGAAATCCCCTTGCCACATGGAAGCCGAGCTCAGGTTCAATTACTACTGCCACCCAGCTGGAGAGAAGAGCTACGTGACGCTGCATTTCCTGTTGTTGTCGAAGT aaATGGTCGACCCGGCTCAATGTCAGTTTCCGAAAAGTTTAGAATAGATTGGGGAACATATATGTCATCAAGAAATGATGTTATTTATGTCCGACTGGATGTGAGAGGcgcaaaagggcaaagcaAGAAGTCGCTCTATCGCCATTTGGGAGGAGTTGAAGTTGTCGATCAGATATCTGTCCTAAG ATACCTGTTAGATACCATCAGTTTTCTGGATGAAACACGAGTCGGCATTTGGGGCTGGGGATATGGGGGCTACGTTACCTCCATGGTTCTTGGCACGCAACAGGATGTATTTAAATGTGGAATTTCTGTATCCCCTATAGCAGATTGGCTTTATTATA ATTCAGCTTTTACTGAGCGTGTTCTCGGATTGCCTGCTGAAAACTATAAGGGATACGTTGAAGCTGATGCTACGCAGCGTGCTCGTCTCATAAAatcaaactctttttttttaattcatgGCTTGGCCGACTCAACTGCTCCTTATGTGCATGGAGTGCAGCTAGCTAAATCTTTAACAGACGCAAATATTCTATATCGGTACCAG ACCTATGCTGATGAAGGTCACGACTTAAATGGAGTACTTGAGCATGTGTATTCATCTATGGAGCATTATTTTGCAGAGTGTTTAAGCTTGGATCCGGATGATACAAAACCTGACGTAGATCAAAATATGGTTCCAGCCGAGtaa
- the LOC117902328 gene encoding dipeptidyl peptidase 4 isoform X3 produces the protein MPVKLKDSLKVQRTRLQYAAWLGNTTTLIFVADNDIFIRQSPSTEEDIRITTSGCENNIYNGVPDWLYQEEIFTIPEAIWSSADGTHFMFALFNDTQVGMMTYPWLSSGALFAGSGYSAGSYFPETKNVRYPTPGTVNPEVQLWVVDISNFGAIEHVELRPPKSLNGQDYYLTSAGWVSDSNLQVSVVYMGRSQNYSVITTCSKLQNWDCLEIHSERAPEDEWLDIFPHPIFSSDGNSFLLLASIQESGHEHFTHIKHITISQQRISVISHGRYEVIKILCWDTINHLVYYLATQDKKPGQRHLYTVKDPIHDDTRKTEPQCITCDLGEALWSSRYYYINCSHFDAFITPSLGVATSYGIEFYILECQGPGLPVSGVHMHKTHSLVKILYDTRPFYTEKLQKLALPIQRSFEIPLPHGSRAQVQLLLPPSWREELRDAAFPVVVEVNGRPGSMSVSEKFRIDWGTYMSSRNDVIYVRLDVRGAKGQSKKSLYRHLGGVEVVDQISVLRYLLDTISFLDETRVGIWGWGYGGYVTSMVLGTQQDVFKCGISVSPIADWLYYNSAFTERVLGLPAENYKGYVEADATQRARLIKSNSFFLIHGLADSTAPYVHGVQLAKSLTDANILYRYQTYADEGHDLNGVLEHVYSSMEHYFAECLSLDPDDTKPDVDQNMVPAE, from the exons ATGCCAGTAAAATTAAAAGACTCATTGAAGGTTCAAAGAACACGTCTTCAATATGCAGCATGGCTCGGCAATACGACTACGCTAATATTTGTAGCAGACAATGATATATTTATACGACAATCGCCTTCAACTGAAGAGGACATTAGGATAACAACTTCAGGATGTGAAAATAATATCTATAATGGTGTTCCTGATTGGCTTTACCAAG aagaaatatttacaattccGGAAGCAATTTGGTCGTCAGCTGATGGAACCCATTTcatgtttgctttatttaatgACACGCAAGTTGGAATGATGACGTATCCATGGTTATCGTCTGGAGCCTTGTTTGCTGGATCCGGATATTCAGCAGGAAGCTATTTtccagaaacaaaaaatgttagGTATCCAACGCCAGGCACTGTCAATCCAGAAGTTCAGTTATGGGTTGTCGACATAAGCAACTTTGGTGCCATAGAACACGTGGAATTGAGACCACCAAAATCTCTTAATGGACA GGACTATTACCTAACGTCAGCAGGTTGGGTATCTGATAGCAATCTGCAAGTATCTGTGGTCTACATGGGACGATCTCAAAACTATAGTGTGATCACCACATGTTCTAAGCTACAAAATTGGGACTGTTTAGAA ATTCACTCTGAACGTGCGCCCGAAGATGAATGGTTAGATATATTTCCTCACCCAATTTTTTCGTCGGATGGCAACAGCTTTTTATTACTCGCGAGTATTCAAGAGTCTGGCCATGAACATTTTACGCACATAAAACATATAACAATATCGCAACAAAGAATTTCTGTTATTTCTCATGGTCGATATGAG GTAATCAAAATACTGTGTTGGGATACAATAAATCATTTAGTATACTATTTGGCTACTCAAGATAAGAAACCGGGTCAAAGACATTTATATACTGTTAAAGATCCAATACATGATGATACAAGAAA AACCGAGCCACAATGTATTACGTGTGATTTAGGAGAGGCCCTCTGGAGTAGTCGGTATTATTACATAAACTGTTCACATTTTGACGCCTTTATTACTCCGTCACTAGGCGTGGCAACGAGCTATGGAATTGAGTTCTACATATTGGAATGCCAAGGTCCTGGACTACCAGTTTCAGGAGTTCACATGCATAAGACTCACAGTTTAGTCAAAATTTTATATGACACGCGGCCATTTTATACAGAGAAGCTGCAGAAACTCGCGTTACCAATCCAACGATCATTTGAAATCCCCTTGCCACATGGAAGCCGAGCTCAGGTTCAATTACTACTGCCACCCAGCTGGAGAGAAGAGCTACGTGACGCTGCATTTCCTGTTGTTGTCGAAGT aaATGGTCGACCCGGCTCAATGTCAGTTTCCGAAAAGTTTAGAATAGATTGGGGAACATATATGTCATCAAGAAATGATGTTATTTATGTCCGACTGGATGTGAGAGGcgcaaaagggcaaagcaAGAAGTCGCTCTATCGCCATTTGGGAGGAGTTGAAGTTGTCGATCAGATATCTGTCCTAAG ATACCTGTTAGATACCATCAGTTTTCTGGATGAAACACGAGTCGGCATTTGGGGCTGGGGATATGGGGGCTACGTTACCTCCATGGTTCTTGGCACGCAACAGGATGTATTTAAATGTGGAATTTCTGTATCCCCTATAGCAGATTGGCTTTATTATA ATTCAGCTTTTACTGAGCGTGTTCTCGGATTGCCTGCTGAAAACTATAAGGGATACGTTGAAGCTGATGCTACGCAGCGTGCTCGTCTCATAAAatcaaactctttttttttaattcatgGCTTGGCCGACTCAACTGCTCCTTATGTGCATGGAGTGCAGCTAGCTAAATCTTTAACAGACGCAAATATTCTATATCGGTACCAG ACCTATGCTGATGAAGGTCACGACTTAAATGGAGTACTTGAGCATGTGTATTCATCTATGGAGCATTATTTTGCAGAGTGTTTAAGCTTGGATCCGGATGATACAAAACCTGACGTAGATCAAAATATGGTTCCAGCCGAGtaa
- the LOC117902333 gene encoding uncharacterized protein LOC117902333 yields MKNGGRKAERELRLGQFPPKRIPKDVLNRTLEIASSLIDEFWLNKNCSCSPPANYEFYNVLNRSVTYQKLSLTRSFTMARDCKNVEKILTSNVFGESLLKKGSLPIFSEYASLSLQLDKPRLDKTENT; encoded by the exons atgaaaaacgGAGGACGCAAAGCAGAACGTGAGCTCCGGCTCGGGCAATTTCCACCCAAGAGAATACCTAAAGATGTCTTAAATCGAACGCTTGAAATTGCATCTTCTTTAATTGATGAGTTTTGGCTTAACAAAAACTGTTCATGCTCTCCACCAGCAAATTATGAATTCTACAATGTTTTGAATCGTTCGGTAACCTATCAGAAGCTAAGTTTGACACGAAGTTTTACAATGGCTCGAGACTGTAAAAACGTGGAAAAAATCCTAACTTCTAACGTTTTTGGCGAAAGTTTGCTAAAAAAAGGCTCATTGCCAATATTTTCCGAA TACGCATCTTTAAGTCTTCAATTGGATAAGCCGAGACTGGACAAAACAGAGAACACCTag
- the LOC117902331 gene encoding repressor of RNA polymerase III transcription MAF1 homolog, with protein sequence MKLLESSRFEAINNALSIHTSGVTIFGRIESYSCKMVAADKALYKRFTAETHGHDLQALSPPQTLADFSPNFCRNSQSGDEGIILCDTISRKTLFYLIATLNASFEPDYDFSDAKSHEFSKEPSLQWVMNSIHSNLSALAGDQYQVLRQPLWSAVDDEVNLSECDIYSYNPDLSSDPFGEPGCLWSFNYFFYNKKLKRIVFFTSRAVNSLYAGETSDFSMEEDVY encoded by the exons ATGAAGCTGCTAGAGAGTTCCCGTTTTGAAGCCATCAATAATGCGCTTTCCATACACACAAGCGGTGTCACAATCTTTGGACGCATAGAAAGCTACTCCTG CAAAATGGTTGCAGCAGACAAAGCTTTATATAAGCGGTTTACGGCGGAAACCCATGGGCACGATCTTCAGGCACTATCGCCACCACAAACATTAGCCGACTTCTCACCTAATTTTTGTCGCAACAGCCAATCCGGCGACGAAGGCATCATTCTTTGCGATACTATTTCGcgcaaaactttgttttacTTAATTGCAACTTTGAACGCTTCATTTGAGCCAGATTATGATTTTTCGGATGCAAAG TCACATGAGTTTAGCAAAGAACCCTCTCTGCAATGGGTCATGAACTCTATTCACTCAAATCTATCAGCATTAGCGGGAGATCAGTATCAAGTCTTGCGCCAGCCTTTGTGGTCTGCCGTTGATGACGAGGTGAACTTATCGGAATGCGACATATATAGCTATAATCCAGATTTAAGTTCAGACCCATTTGGAGAACCTGGTTGCTTATGGTctttcaactattttttttataacaaaaaattaaaacgaatTGTATTTTTTACAAGT